In Mycolicibacterium aubagnense, the DNA window GGCCCCGCTCCCGGACGGCGTGCCGCCGGCTCCTGACGCTGTGCCCCCGGCCCCCGGGCAGGATCCGTCCATCAACGCCGCGGGCCCCAACCCGCCGGTCGACGGGCTACCCGTGCCCTCGGACAATGTCGGCGGCACCGCTGCCGGCCAGATTGCGGTGCAGGCCGCACTGACCCGCATCGGTGATCCCTACTCGTGGGGCGCGGCCGGTCCCGGCGCGTTCGACTGCTCGGGTCTGGTGATGTGGGCGTTCCAGCAGGCCGGCATCTCGCTGCCGCACTCGAGCTACGCGCAGGCGGCCGGCGGACAGCCGGTGTCGCGTGACCAGATGCAGCCCGGTGACGTGGTGAGTTATTACTCCGATGCCTCGCACGTGGGTATCTACATCGGCGACGGCATGATGGTTCACGCCTCGACATTCGGTGTGCCCGTGCGGGTGGCGCCGGTCGACAACGCGCCGATCTACAACGTGCGTCGCTACTGAGCCTGTCCCGCCGCATAGTCCTCGGCCTGCTGGCCGCGGAGGCGGCTGCCGGTGTCTTCGTCTTGAGCCGCGGGCGTTCGGCTGAGGTCCCGAGTGCTCCGAGGCAGCCCGAGTCACCGCCGCCGTCTGCACCGACCACTATTCGGCTGGCTGACGGCCGGACGGTCGAACTGCTGGTCCTGGACCCCGGCTCGACGCTCCCGCGCCGCATCACCGGTGAACTCGACGGCGCGGCCGGCGCAATCACCGCTTTCTGGGGCGACGACTGGCGTCGCCAGATCACCATCGTGACCACCGGCACCGACGACGAATTCCGGGCACTGGCCGGTGGCCGTGAAGAGTTCGCCGCGGCCACCACCGTCGACCGCATCGTGTTCGCTCCCGGCGCCGCCGCGATGGGCCCTGGCGCACTGCGAATCGTGTTGCGGCATGAGCTTTTCCACTACGCGTCCCGTCCCGTCACGGCCGCCGACGCGCCCTGGTGCCTCACCGAGGGCGTCGCGGACTACGTGAGCCGCCCGCGCACCCCGCGACCCGCGCCCGCCGATATGGCGGTCCTGCCCAGCAACGCCGACTTCCAGGTCACCGGACCGGCGTTGTCGTTGGCCTATGACCGCGCCTGGTGGTTCGCCCGGTTCGTCGGCGCCCAGTTCGGCGATCCGGTCCTGCGTCGGTTGTATCTGACCGCGTGCGGCATCGGGCACCCCGACCTCGACACCGCGCTGGTCGACACCCTCGGCCTCGGACGCGACGCGACGACCGCTGCGTGGCAGCGGTGGCTCGCGGCCCGGGGCTGACGCGATAGCCTGACCGCGATGTCTTCCCCGTCGCTTCGCTCGCCCAGGACGTCCCGGGTTCTGCTGCTGACCAACGATTTTCCGCCACGCCGCGGCGGCATCCAGTCGTATCTGGAAAACCTCGTGGGCGAATTGCTCGGCCGCGGGTCACACGAGCTGACGGTCTACGCGCCGAAATGGAAGGGCGCCGCGGAGTACGACCGGGCCGCGGCAGCCGCCGGATACGAGGTGGTCCGTCATCCGACGACGCTGATGGTGCCCGAACCGACAGTCGCGCTGCGGATGCGCCGACTCATCGCCGAGCACGATATCGACACCGTGTGGTTCGGCGCGGCGGCGCCGCTGGCGCTGCTGGCGCCGCTGGCGCGCGATGCCGGAGCGAGCCGGGTGGTGGCCAGTACGCACGGTCACGAGGTGGGTTGGTCGATGCTGCCCGTCGCGCGAAACGCGTTGCGCCACATCGGGAACAACACCGACGTGGTGACGTTCGTCAGCTACTACACACGCAACCGGTTCGCCGCGGCATTCGGGCCGAACGCGGCACTGGAATACCTGTCGCCGGGGGTGGACGTGAACCGCTTCGTCCCCGACGAAGTGGCCCGGGCCGAGCTGCGGGCGCGCTATGGGCTGGGCCGGCGGCCGGTCATCGTGTGCTTGTCGCGCCTGGTGCCGCGCAAGGGGCAGGACATGCTGATCCGGGCACTGCCCACGATTCGGCAGCGGATCGACGGTGCCGCGCTGGTGATCGTCGGCAACGGGCCCTACCGCGACGATCTGCAGAAGCTGGCACAGCGCTACGACGTCTCCGACCATGTGGTGTTCACCGGCGGCGTGCCCGGCGACGAACTACCGGCGCACCACGCGATGGCCGACGTCTTCGCCATGCCGTGTCGCACGCGGGGGAACGGGCTCGACGTCGAGGGACTGGGCATCGTCTTCCTCGAGGCGTCGGCCTGTGGGGTGCCGGTGGTCGCCGGTAACTCCGGTGGCGCGCCGGAAACCGTCGTGGCAGGCAAGACCGGCCACGTGGTCGACGGCCGCGACGTGGCCGCGATCGCCGCGGCTGTCGTCGACATCCTGGCCGACCCCGACCGTGCCGCCGCGATGGGTGCCGCCGGCCGTCAGTTCGTCGTCGACAACTGGCAGTGGAAGCTCAAGGGCGAGCGGCTCGCGGAGCTTCTGTAGCTAGCTGTACAGCGCCGCGATCTCGGCCGCGAACTTTTCGGCGACGACCTTGCGCTTGACCTTGAGCGTCGGCGTCAGCTCACCGGTGTCCTCGGTGAAATCGACCGGCAGGATCTGGAACTTCCGGATGGCCTCGGCCTTGGAGACGGTCTGGTTGGCGTCGTCGACGGCCTTCTGGATCTCGGCGACCAGCGCCGGGTCCGCGGCCAGGTCACCGACCGACGCGCCGGTGTCCTTGCCGTTGCGCTGCTTCCAGCCCTCGAACGCTTCGGGGTCGATGGTGATCAGGGCAGCGATGAACGGCTCCTGATCGCCCACGCACATGGCCTGGCTGATCAACGGGTGCGCGCGCATGACGTCTTCCAGCGGGGCCGGGGCGACGTTCTTGCCGCCGGCGGTCACGATGATCTCCTTCTTGCGCCCGACGATCGACAGGTAACCGTCGTCATCGATGGCGCCGAGGTCACCGGTGTGGAACCACCCGTCGGTGAAGGCCTCATCGGTTGCGGTCGGGTTGTTCCAGTAGCCGCTGAACACGACGCCACCCGACAGCATCAACTCGCCGTCGGCGGCGATGCGCATGCTGTTGCCGGGCACCAGCTTGCCCACGGTGCCGACCTTCAACTCGCCGATCCGGTTGACCGTGATGGCCGCGCTGCTCTCGGTCAGGCCATAGCCCTCGTAGATGGTGACGCCGACGCCGCGGTAGAAGTGGCCGAGGCGGGCGCCGAGCGGGGCGCCGCCGGAGATGGCACCGACGCAGTTGCCGCCGAGGGCGGCTCTCAGCTTGCCGTACACCAGTTTGTCGAACACCGTGTGCTTGAGGGCCAGGAGCAGCCCGGGGCCGCCGGTATCTTGCGCCTTACTCCACTCGATGGCGGTATCGGCGGCGATCTGGAAGATCTTGCCCTTGCCGTCGTTGCGGGCGTTCTGCTCGGCGGTGTTGTAGACCTTCTCGAACACGCGGGGCACCGACACCACCAGAGTCGGTTTGAACACCCCGAGGATCGGCACCAGGTTCTTGATGTCGCTGGTGAAGCCGAGCGTCACCTGGTTGCTGAAACCGGCCACCGCGACGGCGCGGGCCAGCACGTGCGCCAGCGGCAGGAACACCAGCAGCTTCTGGCCCTTGGCCAGCAGGTCGGGGAAGCAGGCCTTGACGCCCCGCAGCTCGGAAAGCAGATTGGCGTGGGTCAGCTGGCAGCCCTTGGGACGGCCGGTGGTGCCGGAGGTGTAGATCAGGGTGGCCGGGTCGCTCGACTTGATGGCGGCCAGGCGGGCGTCCAGCTCGGCGCGGTCCACGCCG includes these proteins:
- a CDS encoding glycosyltransferase family 4 protein; the protein is MSSPSLRSPRTSRVLLLTNDFPPRRGGIQSYLENLVGELLGRGSHELTVYAPKWKGAAEYDRAAAAAGYEVVRHPTTLMVPEPTVALRMRRLIAEHDIDTVWFGAAAPLALLAPLARDAGASRVVASTHGHEVGWSMLPVARNALRHIGNNTDVVTFVSYYTRNRFAAAFGPNAALEYLSPGVDVNRFVPDEVARAELRARYGLGRRPVIVCLSRLVPRKGQDMLIRALPTIRQRIDGAALVIVGNGPYRDDLQKLAQRYDVSDHVVFTGGVPGDELPAHHAMADVFAMPCRTRGNGLDVEGLGIVFLEASACGVPVVAGNSGGAPETVVAGKTGHVVDGRDVAAIAAAVVDILADPDRAAAMGAAGRQFVVDNWQWKLKGERLAELL
- a CDS encoding peptidase, with translation MSRGRSAEVPSAPRQPESPPPSAPTTIRLADGRTVELLVLDPGSTLPRRITGELDGAAGAITAFWGDDWRRQITIVTTGTDDEFRALAGGREEFAAATTVDRIVFAPGAAAMGPGALRIVLRHELFHYASRPVTAADAPWCLTEGVADYVSRPRTPRPAPADMAVLPSNADFQVTGPALSLAYDRAWWFARFVGAQFGDPVLRRLYLTACGIGHPDLDTALVDTLGLGRDATTAAWQRWLAARG
- a CDS encoding AMP-dependent synthetase/ligase; its protein translation is MREFSVPASFTVGEYDNVVAPVYSLERGDPNHVAIQRLVGDTWTDVTSADVAAQVRATALGLIAKGVKPGDRVVLLSATRYEWPIIDFAILSIGAVTVPIYETSAADQIRHVLADSGAVLAFAEADSHAAKIESIRAEVPALNEVLVIDGGALDQLAAAGAGVDRAELDARLAAIKSSDPATLIYTSGTTGRPKGCQLTHANLLSELRGVKACFPDLLAKGQKLLVFLPLAHVLARAVAVAGFSNQVTLGFTSDIKNLVPILGVFKPTLVVSVPRVFEKVYNTAEQNARNDGKGKIFQIAADTAIEWSKAQDTGGPGLLLALKHTVFDKLVYGKLRAALGGNCVGAISGGAPLGARLGHFYRGVGVTIYEGYGLTESSAAITVNRIGELKVGTVGKLVPGNSMRIAADGELMLSGGVVFSGYWNNPTATDEAFTDGWFHTGDLGAIDDDGYLSIVGRKKEIIVTAGGKNVAPAPLEDVMRAHPLISQAMCVGDQEPFIAALITIDPEAFEGWKQRNGKDTGASVGDLAADPALVAEIQKAVDDANQTVSKAEAIRKFQILPVDFTEDTGELTPTLKVKRKVVAEKFAAEIAALYS